Within Deinococcus metalli, the genomic segment CTCGACTGCTGCCCGCACAGGACGTCAGCCGCCTGCTCACGCGGGAACTGGTGGTGTGGGCCGTGGCCCTGCATCTGCGGCACCGCCGGTATGAGGCCGTGCACGCCCTGATCGACGAGCAGTACCGGATCAATGACCAGCGTGCCTGGCTGCCGTATGACTACCTGGCCTACCCCCCAAAGGATCTGCGCGATGACCGCTTCCTGAGCGAACAGTCCCAGGCCATCTGGGCCGGCACGGGCCTGCCCACCGAGGAGGCCGTGCAGGCCGAGGTGGTACTGGCCGTCTGGGGGGCCGCGAATGATCTAGCAGAGGTGGGCTGGCCCTGGACGAATGAGCGGATCTGGCTGTACCACCACCCCGCACTGTTCCAGCGCGTGCGGAATGTGCCGACCCTCCACCCGCTCCAGCAGGTGTTCGGCGTGCCGCCCCGCGTGCTGGTCAGCCGCCTGGAGGCGTTCGCCACCAAGCGGCCCGGCGGGCGCCTCAACTGGCGCTCTGTGTTGGCCCTCGACACCCTCAGCGCTGTCGCCGAGTCCAGTTGAGAACGGCAGCTGGAAACGCCCCGACTTGAGGGTGCCGAGGCCGGTCAGTCCGACGGACGTGGCTGGGTCAAGCCGGTTCAGGGTTCTGTTGATGCAGTCGGCCCACATCGATCATGTCAGCCAGTGGTGATAGGGCGACCTCGCCGAAGGGGAGTCATCAAAGCCCCGGTCAGTCAGCCGGCCCCTCATGAAGCAGCATAAGTCGGCGCCTGAGCCGGCTGGCCAATTCCTGCAGCTCTCCTGGCTCCATCTCCATGACCCCATGCTCGGCCATCAGGAAATGAAACTGCTGCGCCGCGTACGGCACCCCCGGCGGGAGCGGCACGACGTGCCAGTGCACGTGGCGGTTCCCCTGCTGGCTCCCCAGCGACAACACGTACACCCGCTCGGTGGGGAGCTCCTGCTCCAGGGCCTGGCCCACGCGGTACACCACGGTCTGCAGCC encodes:
- a CDS encoding HIT family protein; the protein is MRPRQAYDLDASVRHTQDGPCFICACLEGHPDYAHHRVFEDDFAVAFLARSPDAGGRELVQALGYVLIAPREHREGVIADFTPREYLRLQTVVYRVGQALEQELPTERVYVLSLGSQQGNRHVHWHVVPLPPGVPYAAQQFHFLMAEHGVMEMEPGELQELASRLRRRLMLLHEGPAD